A genomic region of Miscanthus floridulus cultivar M001 chromosome 3, ASM1932011v1, whole genome shotgun sequence contains the following coding sequences:
- the LOC136547303 gene encoding LOW QUALITY PROTEIN: uncharacterized protein (The sequence of the model RefSeq protein was modified relative to this genomic sequence to represent the inferred CDS: deleted 1 base in 1 codon), which yields MSSSDTDDAPDGGEDSPLFRRSGGPSSSGGAVADVPVSQSLIKAASNVCFSLFVLAVLVVTVVAVTYQPPDPWFQSSAAITTSLSRVLPNSTFLVPDDSLLPTGEDFNSSAAVPAPARDDDDAAAAVSAASAAAAGNRTCDPDAPLNCSDPRVLAAVKAFNARAFFRKSIVFLSYEAPVPGPKPGQCDVAWRFRNRREKSWRRYRDYRRFSLTSGDGCALDIVSVGKFRSGTNAARRPYPKGPKRPRVSPPPVDAEINDTIPVVGSEAEFKKGKYLYYMRGGDHCKSMNQFIWSFLCGLGEAKFLNRTFVMDLNICLSGAHTVDGKDVDGKDFRYYFDFEHLKESVPVVEEGDFLKDWKRWDKKKGPGRITVRKVPSYKVTPMQLKRDKSNIIWRQFNGQEPENYWYRVCEGRAAKVIQRPWYAIWKSKRLMNIVTEIAGRMDWDYDGLHVVRGWKAQNKQMYPNLDSDTSPDALVDKVTKLVKPWRNLYIATNEPFYNYFDKLRSHFHVHLLDDYKELWSNTSEWYNETTTLSRGKPVPFDAYMRVIVDTEVFYRSKAQVETFNNLTRDCKDGINTCNL from the exons GACACGGACGACGCCCCCGACGGCGGCGAGGACTCGCCCCTCTTCCGCCGCAGCGGGGGgccctcctcctccggcggcgccgTCGCTGACGTC CCCGTCTCGCAGTCGCTCATCAAGGCGGCGAGCAACGTGTGCTTCTCCCTCTTCGTGCTCGCCGTGCTCGTCGTCACCGTCGTCGCCGTCACCTACCAGCCGCCGGACCCCTGGTTCCAGTCCTCCGCCGCCATCACCACCTCGCTCTCCCGCGTCCTCCCCAACTCCACCTTCCTCGTCCCCGACGACTCGCTCCTCCCCACCGGCGAGGACTTCAACTCCTCCGCCGCCGTCCCGGCCCCGGCGCGGGATGACGACGACGCGGCCGCGGCCGTcagcgccgcctccgccgcggccGCGGGCAACAGGACCTGCGACCCGGACGCGCCGCTCAACTGCTCCGACCCGCGCGTCCTCGCCGCCGTCAAGGCGTTCAACGCCAGGGCCTTCTTCCGCAAGTCCATCGTGTTTCTCAGCTACGAGGCGCCGGTGCCCGGCCCCAAGCCCGGCCAGTGCGACGTCGCCTGGAGGTTCCGGAACCGCCGGGAGAAGTCGTGGCGCCGCTACAGGGACTACCGCCGGTTCAGCCTCACCTCGGGCGATGGCTGCGCTCTTGACATCGTCAGCGTCGGCAAGTTCCGGTCGGGGACGAATGCAGCTCGCCGGCCGTATCCTAAGGGCCCAAAGAGGCCCCGTGTGTCGCCGCCGCCTGTGGATGCGGAGATCAATGACACAATCCCTGTCGTCGGATCAGAGGCAGAGTTCAAGAAGGGAAAGTACTTGTACTACATGAGAGGCGGTGATCACTGCAAGAGCATGAACCAGTTCATTTGGAGCTTCCTGTGTGGGCTCGGTGAAGCCAAGTTCCTCAACCGGACGTTCGTGATGGATCTGAATATCTGTTTGTCTGGGGCACACACGGTGGATGGGAAGGATGTGGATGGAAAAGATTTCCGGTACTATTTTGATTTTGAGCACTTGAAGGAGAGTGTGCCGGTGGTGGAGGAAGGGGACTTCCTGAAGGATTGGAAGCGGTGGGATAAGAAGAAGGGTCCAGGACGGATCACAGTGCGGAAGGTTCCATCGTACAAGGTAACACCGATGCAACTGAAGAGGGACAAGAGCAACATCATTTGGAGGCAGTTCAATGGTCAGGAGCCTGAGAATTACTGGTACCGAGTTTGTGAAGGGCGAGCTGCCAAAGTCATCCAAAGGCCCTGGTATGCTATTTGGAAGTCAAAGAGGCTGATGAACATTGTGACTGAGATTGCAGGTAGGATGGATTGGGATTATGATGGTTTGCATGTTGTCCGAGGGTGGAAGGCGCAGAACAAGCAAATGTATCCAAACCTGGATTCTGACACATCGCCTGATGCACTCGTTGATAAGGTGACCAAGCTTGTTAAGCCATGGAGAAATCTCTACATTGCAACTAATGAGCCGTTCTATAACTACTTCGACAAGCTTAGGTCACACTTCCATGTCCATTTGCTTGATGATTACAAGGAGCTCTGGTCAAACACTAGTGAATGGTACAATGAGACAACAACGCTTAGTCGGGGTAAGCCGGTGCCATTTGATGCATACATGAGGGTGATTGTGGACACTGAGGTATTTTACAGATCGAAGGCACAAGTTGAGACATTCAACAACTTGACAAGGGATTGCAAAGATGGAATCAATACATGCAACTTGTGA
- the LOC136547302 gene encoding DEAD-box ATP-dependent RNA helicase 36-like gives MEVDGEAQPFRLFSKRGKSKPKLKLEPEVQPQPEPEPPSPDAPAAAEADHPPSPTIVTETSQADDAEAAAGAAPATFADLGLSQWLVDACDALGMRRPTAVQRRCIPRSLAGEDVLGIAETGSGKTAAFALPILHRLGEDPYGVAALALAPTRELAAQLAEQFRALGAPLGLRCLAAIGGFDSLAQAKGLSRRPHVVVATPGRIATLVKDDPDLAKVFARTKFLVLDEADRVLDVNFEEELRVIFGCLPKKRQTFLFSATMSDNLRSLLELSGNKSYFFEAYEGFKTVETLKQQYIHVPPEGKELHLWYLLSVMKGKKEDPIRSAIVFVSTCKVCQYLDLLLEELGYPAVALNSHKSQAQRLLALNRFKSGQVPVLLATDVGSRGLDIQTVDLVINYVMPMSPRDYIHRVGRTARASRGGLAISFVTQKDICLLHEIEDVVGKQLEAYECIDKEVTKDITKVFKATRLAKMRMRDEGHDEKVEARKEQKKRDRARKRKHED, from the exons ATGGAGGTCGACGGCGAGGCACAGCCTTTCCGCCTATTCTCCAAGAGGGGAAAGTCCAAACCCAAGCTCAAGCTCGAGCCCGAGGTCCAGCCCCAGCCGGAACCGGAACCCCCAAGCCCtgacgcccccgccgccgccgaggccgaCCACCCCCCGTCTCCCACCATCGTGACCGAGACCAGCCAGGCTGACGACGCCGAGGCCGCGGCCGGCGCGGCGCCGGCGACCTTCGCTGACCTCGGCCTGTCGCAGTGGCTGGTGGACGCGTGCGACGCCCTGGGCATGCGGCGCCCCACGGCGGTGCAGCGCCGGTGCATTCCGCGCTCGCTCGCGGGGGAGGACGTGCTGGGGATTGCCGAGACGGGGAGCGGCAAGACGGCCGCGTTCGCGCTGCCCATCCTGCACCGCCTCGGGGAGGACCCCTATGGCGTGGCCGCTCTCGCGCTCGCCCCCACGCGCGAGCTCGCGGCGCAGCTCGCCGAGCAGTTCCGCGCGCTCGGGGCGCCGCTCGGCCTCAGGTGCCTCGCGGCCATCGGAGGCTTCGACTCGCTCGCGCAGGCCAAGGGGCTCTCGCGCCGCCCCCACGTCGTCGTCGCCACCCCAGGCCGCATTGCCACGCTCGTCAAAGACGATCCTGACCTTGCCAAAGTATTCGCCCGCACCAAG TTTCTTGTGTTGGACGAGGCGGATAGAGTTCTAGATGTTAATTTTGAAGAGGAACTTCGTGTCATATTTGGCTGTTTACCAAAGAAGCGGCAAACCTTTTTGTTTTCAGCAACAATGTCAGACAATCTGAGATCTTTGCTTGAACTTTCCGGCAACAAATCATACTTTTTTGAAGCATATGAAGGGTTCAAGACAGTAGAAACCTTAAAGCAGCAATACATTCATGTTCCTCCTGAGGGAAAAGAGCTCCATCTTTGGTATCTTTTGTCAGTTATGAAGGGAAAAAAGGAAGACCCTATCCGTTCAGCCATTGTATTTGTCTCAACTTGCAA AGTCTGCCAATATTTAGATCTGCTGCTGGAAGAACTTGGTTACCCTGCTGTTGCTTTGAACTCTCACAAGTCTCAGGCACAGCGGCTCTTAGCACTTAACCGGTTTAAATCTGGTCAGGTTCCTGTATTGCTTGCCACTGATGTGGGCAGTCGTGGGTTGGATATCCAAACAGTTGATCTAGTTATCAACTATGTCATGCCAAT GTCTCCACGTGATTACATTCACCGGGTTGGACGAACTGCAAGAGCTTCGAGGGGAGGGCTTGCTATAAGCTTTGTTACACAG AAGGATATATGTCTTTTACATGAGATAGAAGATGTTGTGGGGAAGCAGTTGGAGGCCTACGAGTGCATTGATAAAGAAGTTACTAAAGATATTACAAAG GTGTTCAAAGCAACACGTCTCGCGAAGATGAGGATGAGGGACGAGGGACATGATGAGAAAGTAGAAGCCAGAAAAGAGCAGAAGAAAAGAGATCGGGCAAGAAAGAGGAAACATGAAGACTGA